In a single window of the Candidatus Poribacteria bacterium genome:
- a CDS encoding fibronectin type III domain-containing protein codes for MPTMTLIPYTIAWDAPANDGGSKIDKYQVRLAIHDGGYSEWIDLNGTDTRFVALLPNDVEITIEIRAVNDVGPGEADRLQIRPVREPNPNDEKKQIGNESVNIHLPDPCKIP; via the coding sequence ATGCCTACAATGACTCTAATACCGTATACAATAGCTTGGGATGCACCTGCCAATGATGGTGGTTCTAAGATAGATAAATATCAAGTGCGTTTGGCTATTCACGATGGAGGATATTCGGAGTGGATAGATTTGAATGGCACTGACACAAGATTTGTTGCGTTATTGCCTAACGATGTAGAAATTACCATTGAAATAAGGGCTGTAAATGACGTTGGTCCAGGGGAAGCAGATAGACTTCAAATTAGACCTGTAAGGGAACCTAATCCTAATGATGAAAAAAAACAGATAGGTAACGAGTCTGTGAATATTCATCTGCCGGATCCTTGTAAAATACCCTAA